In Streptomyces longhuiensis, the following proteins share a genomic window:
- the rhaS gene encoding rhamnose ABC transporter substrate-binding protein, which yields MSAPALRRACLALAAVTSLALAATACGGTTKDSAKDDDAGTSSHAKADPGAATKKGLKVAFLPKQVNNPYFTTADKGGEKAVTELGSTYKETGPNSATDTSGQVSYVNTLTQQQVDAMAVSAQDPGALCTALKQAMKNGIKVVTYDSDTKPECRNAFVSQASAEALGRTQVQLLGEQTGYKGEIAILSAAQTATNQNTWIDFMKDELKKPKYKAMKLVKVAYGNDDAQQSFQQTQGLLQEHPKLAGIISPTTVGIKAAAQYLSGSKYKGKVALTGLGTPNDMRKYVKNGTVEGFELWDPAKLGELAARTAVALSSGQITGKEGETFKAGAMGTFTIGKDGVVDLGKPTVFDRKNIDDYHF from the coding sequence ATGTCCGCACCCGCACTCCGCCGAGCCTGCCTGGCGCTCGCCGCCGTCACCTCCCTCGCGCTCGCCGCCACCGCGTGCGGCGGCACCACCAAGGACTCGGCGAAGGACGACGACGCCGGCACGTCCTCCCACGCCAAGGCCGACCCGGGAGCCGCGACCAAGAAGGGCCTGAAGGTCGCCTTCCTGCCCAAGCAGGTCAACAACCCGTACTTCACCACCGCCGACAAGGGCGGCGAGAAGGCCGTCACCGAGCTCGGCTCGACGTACAAGGAGACCGGCCCCAACAGCGCCACCGACACCAGCGGGCAGGTCAGTTACGTCAACACGCTCACCCAGCAGCAGGTCGACGCGATGGCCGTGTCCGCTCAGGACCCCGGCGCCCTGTGCACCGCCCTCAAGCAGGCCATGAAGAACGGCATCAAGGTCGTCACGTACGACTCGGACACCAAGCCCGAGTGCCGCAACGCCTTCGTCTCGCAGGCCAGTGCCGAGGCGCTCGGCCGCACCCAGGTCCAGCTCCTGGGCGAACAGACCGGCTACAAGGGCGAGATCGCGATCCTGTCCGCCGCGCAGACCGCGACGAACCAGAACACCTGGATCGACTTCATGAAGGACGAGCTGAAGAAGCCCAAGTACAAGGCCATGAAGCTGGTGAAGGTCGCGTACGGCAACGACGACGCCCAGCAGTCCTTCCAGCAGACCCAGGGCCTCCTCCAGGAACACCCCAAGCTCGCCGGGATCATCTCCCCGACCACCGTCGGCATCAAGGCCGCCGCCCAGTACCTGTCCGGCTCCAAGTACAAGGGCAAGGTCGCCCTGACCGGCCTCGGCACCCCCAACGACATGCGCAAGTACGTCAAGAACGGCACCGTCGAGGGCTTCGAGCTGTGGGACCCGGCCAAGCTCGGCGAGCTCGCCGCACGCACCGCCGTCGCGCTGTCCTCCGGGCAGATCACCGGCAAGGAGGGCGAGACCTTCAAGGCCGGCGCCATGGGCACCTTCACCATCGGCAAGGACGGTGTGGTCGACCTC
- a CDS encoding ABC transporter permease: MADLPLTRAVRWDTVVGALLVVLLLASFSFVDGFGNALNLSFLLGNTLPIALIALPMTLLVVAGEIDLSVASTAGLSGAVMGSLWNAGMAIETIIPLCLVLGVLCGLVNGLLVTRLGLPSLAVTIGTMAAYRGIAQIILGSDAVTDFPSQYLDFAAGRIGDTFLPYAFLPFLALLAIAVVILHATPFGRSLFAIGANEEAARFAGIRVRRHKLWLFVATGLMASLTGVFWALHYASARYDNATGLELSVVAAVLLGGIDFDGGRGTLGGAIAGVFLLGALQNAMSLLNVSAQSQIVVTGVLLVVSVLGPRVARQIATARAGRQATIPSH; encoded by the coding sequence ATGGCTGATCTCCCCCTCACCCGCGCAGTCCGGTGGGACACCGTGGTGGGCGCCCTCCTGGTGGTGCTCCTCCTGGCGTCGTTCTCGTTCGTCGACGGCTTCGGCAACGCGCTCAACCTGTCGTTCCTGCTCGGCAACACCCTGCCCATCGCGCTGATCGCGCTCCCGATGACCCTCCTGGTGGTCGCCGGCGAGATCGACCTCTCCGTCGCCTCGACGGCCGGCCTGTCCGGGGCCGTGATGGGCTCCCTGTGGAACGCGGGCATGGCCATCGAGACGATCATCCCGCTGTGCCTCGTCCTCGGAGTCCTCTGCGGGCTCGTCAACGGCCTCCTGGTGACCCGCCTCGGCCTGCCCTCCCTCGCCGTCACGATCGGCACCATGGCCGCCTACCGCGGCATCGCCCAGATCATCCTCGGCTCGGACGCGGTCACCGACTTCCCCTCGCAGTACCTGGACTTCGCGGCGGGACGCATCGGCGACACCTTCCTGCCGTACGCGTTCCTGCCCTTCCTCGCGCTGCTCGCGATCGCCGTCGTCATCCTGCACGCGACGCCGTTCGGCCGCTCGCTCTTCGCGATCGGCGCCAACGAGGAGGCGGCACGCTTCGCCGGGATCCGCGTCCGGCGGCACAAACTGTGGCTGTTCGTCGCCACCGGCCTCATGGCCTCCTTGACCGGCGTGTTCTGGGCCCTGCACTACGCGAGCGCCCGCTACGACAACGCCACCGGGCTCGAACTCTCCGTCGTCGCCGCCGTGCTGCTCGGCGGCATCGACTTCGACGGCGGCAGGGGCACACTCGGCGGCGCGATCGCCGGAGTGTTCCTGCTCGGCGCCCTCCAGAACGCGATGAGCCTGCTCAACGTCTCCGCCCAGTCGCAGATCGTCGTCACCGGCGTCCTGCTGGTCGTCTCCGTGCTCGGACCCCGCGTCGCCCGGCAGATCGCGACCGCCCGAGCGGGCCGCCAGGCCACCATCCCCTCGCACTGA